One Paucidesulfovibrio longus DSM 6739 genomic window carries:
- the nusA gene encoding transcription termination factor NusA: protein MSELKKAIDQISKDRGIDRDLLIDTLEEAVRSAVARKYGDAMDIEVTFNEDLGEIEVYQFKVVVDEVHDEISEIILEEAQQHDPGVRLDDEMGFKLKIEDLGRIAAQSAKQVIIQRMRDAEQEIIFEEYKDRVGEIVGGIIQRRDRTGWIINLGRTEALLPKDEQIPRERYKRGDRVQGYIIDVQKESRGPQVLISRSHPNYMAALFHREVPEVADGTVKIMGVARDPGLRAKVAVNSRDRDVDPVGACVGIRGSRIQNVVQELRGERIDIVVWSPDIVMYARNALSPATISRITVDDEDEVLEVVVPDDQLTLAIGRKGQNVKLASRLLGWKIDIFTESRYGELNAARKGLDQLASVAEVSVEAFLAAGFETTEGLALATDEEMLTVNGMDESRIADLRAAINMLGLNPANGQTESEEEEQTAPADSAEAEETAEGDAPEGGESPDDASADEASGEEVEKSESGE from the coding sequence ATGTCGGAACTGAAGAAAGCCATCGATCAGATCAGCAAGGACCGCGGCATCGACCGCGATCTCTTGATCGACACCCTTGAAGAAGCCGTGCGCTCCGCCGTGGCCCGCAAGTATGGCGACGCCATGGACATCGAAGTCACCTTCAATGAGGATCTCGGCGAAATCGAGGTCTATCAGTTCAAGGTGGTCGTCGACGAGGTGCACGACGAGATTTCGGAAATCATCCTCGAGGAAGCGCAGCAGCACGATCCCGGCGTCCGGCTGGACGACGAGATGGGCTTCAAGCTCAAGATCGAGGATCTGGGGCGCATCGCGGCCCAGTCCGCCAAGCAGGTGATCATCCAGCGCATGCGCGACGCGGAGCAGGAGATCATCTTCGAGGAATACAAGGACCGCGTGGGCGAGATCGTGGGCGGCATCATCCAGCGCCGCGACCGCACCGGCTGGATCATCAACCTCGGCCGCACCGAGGCCCTGCTGCCCAAGGACGAGCAGATTCCCCGCGAGCGCTACAAGCGCGGCGACCGCGTCCAGGGCTACATCATCGACGTGCAGAAGGAATCGCGCGGACCGCAGGTGCTCATTTCCCGCTCGCACCCGAACTACATGGCCGCCCTCTTCCACCGCGAAGTGCCCGAGGTGGCCGACGGCACGGTCAAGATCATGGGCGTTGCCCGCGATCCGGGCCTGCGCGCCAAGGTGGCCGTCAACTCCCGCGACCGCGACGTGGATCCCGTGGGCGCCTGCGTCGGCATTCGCGGCTCGCGCATCCAGAACGTGGTCCAAGAGCTGCGCGGCGAGCGCATCGACATCGTGGTCTGGAGCCCGGACATCGTCATGTACGCCAGGAACGCCCTTTCCCCGGCCACGATCAGCCGGATCACCGTGGACGACGAGGACGAAGTCCTGGAAGTGGTCGTTCCCGACGATCAGCTGACCCTGGCCATCGGCCGCAAGGGGCAGAACGTCAAGCTCGCGTCCCGGCTGCTGGGCTGGAAAATAGACATTTTCACGGAAAGCCGCTACGGCGAGCTCAACGCCGCGCGCAAGGGCCTGGACCAGCTGGCCAGCGTCGCCGAAGTCAGCGTGGAGGCTTTCCTGGCCGCCGGATTCGAAACCACCGAGGGCCTTGCCCTGGCCACGGACGAGGAAATGCTCACCGTGAACGGCATGGACGAATCCCGCATTGCGGACCTGCGCGCGGCCATCAACATGCTCGGACTCAATCCGGCCAACGGGCAGACCGAGTCGGAAGAGGAAGAGCAGACCGCTCCGGCGGACAGCGCCGAAGCCGAGGAGACTGCCGAGGGCGATGCGCCTGAGGGCGGAGAATCCCCGGATGATGCTTCGGCGGACGAGGCTTCCGGCGAGGAAGTCGAAAAGTCCGAGAGCGGTGAATAA
- the flgG gene encoding flagellar basal-body rod protein FlgG, whose product MMRSLWTAATGMVAQQTHIDVLSNNLANVNTTGFKKSRAEFEDLMYQTLRMAGTINEGGNRIPTGIQVGMGVRPVTVHKFFTEGNLQNTGNPLDIAIEGEGFFLVDRNGEDVYTRAGSFKLDNDGRVVTPQGYPLQPEFTVPADTVSVAVTEDGHIAALDSSGAELASADIQIYNFINPAGLNAVGRNLYKETEASGAATAGTPGDTNFGTLAQGFLEGSNVEMVDEMVGLIIGQRAYEVNSKAITTSDAMLQTAINVKR is encoded by the coding sequence ATGATGCGCTCGCTTTGGACGGCGGCCACAGGCATGGTGGCGCAGCAGACGCACATCGACGTGCTCTCGAACAACCTGGCCAACGTGAACACCACGGGCTTCAAGAAGAGCCGGGCCGAGTTCGAGGATCTGATGTATCAGACCCTGCGCATGGCAGGAACCATCAACGAGGGCGGCAACCGCATCCCCACCGGCATCCAGGTGGGCATGGGCGTGCGTCCCGTGACCGTGCACAAGTTCTTCACCGAGGGAAACCTCCAGAACACGGGCAACCCCCTGGACATCGCCATCGAGGGCGAAGGGTTCTTCCTCGTGGACCGCAACGGCGAGGACGTCTACACGCGCGCCGGCTCGTTCAAGCTGGACAACGACGGCCGCGTGGTCACGCCCCAGGGCTACCCGCTCCAGCCCGAATTCACCGTGCCCGCGGACACGGTCAGCGTCGCCGTGACCGAGGACGGCCACATCGCGGCCCTGGACAGCTCCGGGGCGGAACTCGCCTCGGCGGACATCCAGATCTACAACTTCATCAACCCCGCCGGGCTGAACGCCGTAGGCCGCAACCTCTACAAGGAAACCGAGGCCTCCGGGGCGGCCACCGCCGGAACTCCCGGCGATACCAACTTCGGCACCCTGGCCCAGGGATTCCTGGAAGGCTCCAACGTGGAGATGGTCGACGAAATGGTCGGCCTGATCATCGGCCAGCGCGCCTATGAAGTGAACTCCAAGGCCATCACCACCTCGGACGCCATGCTTCAGACGGCCATCAACGTGAAGCGCTAG
- a CDS encoding YlxR family protein — translation MRLRAENPRMMLRRTRLPARKSKSPRAVNKDRMVRDNVEGGKAHVPLRTCVLCRRKLPKRELLRHVRDGSGQLVCDPAQVLPGRGIYVCSDEACRKRFEKFGLRKHPKGGKQWRKPTE, via the coding sequence ATGCGCCTGAGGGCGGAGAATCCCCGGATGATGCTTCGGCGGACGAGGCTTCCGGCGAGGAAGTCGAAAAGTCCGAGAGCGGTGAATAAGGACCGCATGGTCCGCGACAACGTCGAAGGCGGCAAAGCGCACGTGCCTCTGCGCACCTGCGTGCTGTGTCGCCGCAAACTGCCCAAGCGGGAGCTTTTGCGCCATGTGCGCGATGGTTCGGGGCAGTTGGTATGTGATCCCGCCCAGGTTCTTCCGGGGCGTGGGATATATGTCTGCTCGGATGAAGCGTGCAGGAAACGGTTTGAAAAATTCGGTCTGCGGAAGCATCCCAAGGGGGGAAAGCAATGGCGGAAACCTACAGAGTGA
- the flgA gene encoding flagellar basal body P-ring formation chaperone FlgA has translation MRRNSARIARMGRTGPAVILLLLAAAVLALALLPGGADAAGEPGWSLRIREAACVESERVLLGDIAEPVGPVRPEVWRELAVRPLWKSPEYTGRQQALPREQIAKMLAYYVPEVADSCVLPGRLVVQKGGRVFERRALERLVVDFLTPKAASLGGEPEIKDIRLPSFLFLDDAFDQVEVALNNDLKPGRVNMLIRAVAKDGRITRRVATSAFVNLWKAVPCAAKPINRLESVTPDKVMFMRKNLAYLGEVWDGKSGPYRMNRSVGTGQPLEMEFLDGEPMVSKGDTVNLVYRGPRITLAVKAEALADGDQGQTVEVRNLQSKKTVLATVVDRNTVSVR, from the coding sequence ATGAGACGCAACAGCGCGAGAATAGCCAGAATGGGACGGACCGGCCCCGCCGTGATCCTGCTGCTCCTGGCCGCCGCGGTGCTGGCGTTGGCTTTGCTGCCCGGCGGCGCGGACGCCGCCGGCGAGCCCGGCTGGAGCCTGCGCATCCGCGAGGCCGCCTGCGTGGAGTCCGAGCGCGTGCTCCTGGGCGACATCGCCGAGCCGGTCGGCCCGGTCCGCCCGGAGGTCTGGAGGGAACTGGCCGTGCGGCCACTTTGGAAGTCGCCGGAATACACCGGACGCCAGCAGGCTCTGCCGAGAGAGCAGATCGCCAAGATGCTCGCCTACTACGTTCCCGAAGTGGCCGATTCCTGCGTGCTGCCGGGCAGGCTCGTGGTTCAGAAGGGCGGGCGCGTCTTCGAGCGTCGTGCCCTGGAACGGCTCGTTGTCGATTTTCTGACGCCCAAGGCCGCGAGCCTCGGCGGCGAACCGGAAATCAAGGACATCCGTCTGCCTTCCTTCCTGTTTCTCGACGATGCCTTCGACCAGGTCGAAGTGGCCCTGAACAACGATCTGAAGCCGGGCCGGGTGAACATGCTCATCCGGGCCGTGGCCAAGGACGGCAGGATCACCCGCCGCGTGGCCACCAGCGCCTTCGTGAATCTCTGGAAGGCCGTGCCCTGCGCGGCCAAGCCCATCAACAGGCTCGAATCCGTGACCCCGGACAAGGTCATGTTCATGCGCAAGAATCTCGCCTACCTGGGCGAGGTCTGGGACGGAAAGTCCGGACCTTACCGCATGAACCGTTCCGTGGGCACGGGCCAGCCGCTGGAGATGGAGTTTCTTGACGGAGAACCCATGGTATCCAAGGGAGATACCGTCAATCTGGTCTATCGCGGCCCGCGCATCACCCTGGCCGTGAAGGCCGAGGCCCTGGCCGACGGCGACCAGGGGCAGACCGTTGAGGTCCGAAACCTGCAAAGCAAGAAGACGGTCCTGGCCACGGTGGTGGACCGCAATACCGTGTCGGTCAGATAG
- the flgF gene encoding flagellar basal-body rod protein FlgF, which yields MRDSMMNAMFGAMSNEIRMNQIANNLANVNTTAYKRDKVAFHDTFLRFAHDYMVDARPSLRDKDMWPKADLMAKPRLSDQKTDFSQGSLQMTGNPLDLALSGDGFFRVRTPDGDYMTRNGSFRLSSEGTLVTEQGFEVLGNGGPITIPAGTAAVTVDSAGQIRADNQVVGELELVAVDDLRQLQKIGNNLFQLDPKGTAAEIPPEDLTVEQGFLEKPNVEVVTEMVDMIETQRAHQMYTKMMQGTGEIDEKLINTVGRANS from the coding sequence ATGCGGGACAGCATGATGAACGCCATGTTCGGCGCTATGTCGAATGAAATCAGGATGAACCAGATCGCCAACAATTTGGCGAACGTCAACACCACTGCGTACAAGCGGGACAAGGTGGCCTTTCACGACACCTTTCTCCGTTTCGCCCACGACTACATGGTCGATGCGCGTCCGTCGCTGCGGGACAAGGACATGTGGCCCAAGGCCGACCTGATGGCCAAGCCGCGTCTCTCGGACCAGAAGACGGACTTCAGTCAGGGGAGCCTTCAGATGACCGGAAACCCGCTCGACCTGGCGCTTTCCGGCGACGGCTTCTTCCGCGTGCGCACTCCGGACGGGGACTACATGACGCGCAACGGCAGCTTCCGGCTCAGTTCCGAGGGTACGCTGGTGACGGAGCAGGGCTTCGAGGTGCTCGGCAACGGCGGCCCCATCACCATCCCGGCCGGAACAGCCGCCGTGACCGTGGATTCCGCGGGACAGATCCGCGCGGACAACCAGGTGGTCGGCGAGCTGGAACTGGTGGCCGTGGACGACCTGCGGCAGCTCCAGAAGATCGGCAACAACCTTTTCCAACTCGACCCCAAGGGGACGGCCGCCGAGATTCCGCCGGAGGATCTCACCGTGGAGCAGGGGTTTCTTGAAAAGCCCAACGTGGAGGTCGTCACCGAGATGGTGGACATGATCGAAACCCAGCGCGCTCATCAGATGTATACCAAAATGATGCAGGGCACGGGCGAGATCGATGAAAAATTGATCAACACGGTCGGCCGCGCCAACTCGTAA
- a CDS encoding ribosome maturation factor RimP: MKRTRLEEKLYALAEPQIEALGYRLWGLLAPAAGNKTVVSVFIDADDGVNVDDCAKVSRDLGVVLEMEDVVPSSYTLEVSSPGLERRFFHLEQMRGFIDRTVAVELTELVNERRKIKGRLVQIGDGEFELEENGAQMRIEWQWVKSARLVHEF; the protein is encoded by the coding sequence ATGAAGCGCACACGACTGGAAGAAAAACTCTACGCACTTGCCGAGCCGCAGATCGAAGCCCTCGGCTACCGTCTCTGGGGTCTGCTGGCTCCGGCGGCCGGCAACAAGACCGTTGTTTCCGTATTCATCGACGCCGACGACGGGGTGAACGTGGACGACTGCGCCAAAGTCAGCCGCGACCTGGGCGTGGTCCTGGAGATGGAGGACGTGGTCCCCAGCTCCTACACGCTGGAGGTTTCCTCTCCCGGCCTGGAGCGCAGGTTCTTCCACCTGGAGCAGATGCGCGGCTTTATCGACCGCACCGTCGCCGTGGAGCTCACCGAGCTGGTCAACGAGCGGCGGAAGATCAAGGGGCGGCTCGTCCAGATCGGCGACGGCGAGTTCGAGCTTGAGGAAAACGGCGCGCAGATGCGCATCGAGTGGCAGTGGGTCAAGTCGGCCCGCCTGGTCCACGAATTCTAA
- a CDS encoding flagellar basal body L-ring protein FlgH: protein MRRFIERIALPALLAGFVALLLGGCAAKSEPTPMPILTEPAYEEPEPLDNPGSLFTENTAEFLYEDNRANRVGDIVMVVVSEVADASSKADTTSDRTTTNQYGITAAPDKGTLLGGAMDSLGLTPSLAIESDNANTFEGKGETTRNTTLTATVASRVVRMLPGRVMQVEGARRVRVNNETQILVVRGLVRARDIQSDNSVPSSSLAEAQIELYGEGVLADKQRPGWLTRILDNVWPF from the coding sequence ATGAGACGTTTCATCGAGCGCATCGCGCTTCCGGCGCTTCTGGCGGGCTTCGTGGCGCTGCTGCTCGGCGGCTGCGCCGCCAAGAGCGAGCCCACGCCCATGCCGATCCTCACCGAACCGGCCTACGAGGAACCGGAACCCCTGGACAACCCCGGCTCCCTGTTCACCGAGAACACGGCGGAATTCCTCTACGAGGACAACCGCGCCAACCGCGTGGGCGACATCGTCATGGTCGTGGTTTCCGAGGTGGCCGACGCCAGCTCCAAGGCGGACACCACCTCCGACCGGACCACCACGAACCAGTACGGCATCACGGCCGCGCCGGACAAGGGCACCCTGCTCGGCGGAGCCATGGACAGCCTGGGCCTGACTCCGAGCCTGGCCATCGAGTCGGACAACGCCAACACCTTCGAGGGCAAGGGGGAAACCACCCGCAACACCACGCTCACCGCCACGGTGGCTTCCCGCGTGGTGCGGATGCTTCCCGGCCGGGTCATGCAGGTGGAAGGCGCGCGCCGGGTCCGCGTGAACAACGAGACGCAGATTCTGGTGGTGCGCGGCCTGGTGCGCGCCCGCGACATCCAGTCGGACAACTCGGTGCCGTCGAGTTCCCTGGCCGAAGCCCAGATCGAGCTCTACGGCGAGGGCGTGCTGGCGGACAAGCAGCGTCCCGGCTGGCTGACCCGTATTCTCGACAACGTGTGGCCTTTCTAG
- the infB gene encoding translation initiation factor IF-2, with amino-acid sequence MAETYRVKDLAAELGVSNKDILQRLRELDVQVKSHMSAIDPEDVDKLRASLKTEEGPKTEVVRREVQPGVIVRRRRRSRSRAQEETEEAVGTEEAEVEETETEAEIEAAAPVAPRQQEDAAAEDAPADLPTDEEPERPVERPAQKKSAKRRQAPAETPAARIISRPEDEIAAKPAPEQPAAEADPEPVAPQAEPESETSAPAAEVEQPIEPQKQTEPEAPQAEQSAEAPEAADSEDRQPKKAKPGDKQAKKKKKRPVQEAPTVRIISRPDPAEVARQAALREAREKFLPPTPEPSSEPDPGNPMPPSDDAPKRKKKKDRRTVEFKKFDDGPRGKKGADAPGDSNFGGRGKRKKGRRQAEPVLPKSTQPLKAAKRKLRVDDTVRLSDMAKQMGVKAQDLIKTLFGLGVMATINQSLDFDTAQVLASEFGYEVENVAFDEQEFLLPTEVDSPEELKPRPPVVTIMGHVDHGKTSLLDAIRKTNVTDGEAGGITQHIGAYHVKTGRGDIVFLDTPGHEAFTTMRKRGAQVTDIVVLVVAADDGVMDQTREAVSHAKAAQVPIVVAVNKIDKEGANPERVMRELSDLGLVSEDWGGDTIFANVSAKQRIGLDELLEMILLQAEVLTLQANPDKPGRGHVVEAKLDKGRGPVGTVLIKEGTIRQGDSFVCGMVHGKVRAMFTDQGIKIEEAGPAIPVEIQGFDTIAEAGDEFAVVADDKVAKRIASTRAGKHRDKELAGKAKVTLESFLASRPEDAAQDLNLIVKADVQGSLEAVTEALNKLSTEEVKVQVRHGGTGAITESDILLASASDAIIIGFNVRPEARLKEIAEQEKVEIRFYDIIYKLTGEVKDAMSGMLTPDTVEDYLGQAEVRDTFSVPKVGTVAGCYVIDGKLTRNAKVRLLRDGVVIYTGALSSLKRFKDDAKEVAKNFECGVGLERYNDIKVGDIIEAFEEREVARTID; translated from the coding sequence ATGGCGGAAACCTACAGAGTGAAAGACCTGGCGGCCGAGCTCGGCGTCAGCAACAAAGATATTCTCCAACGCCTTCGAGAGCTGGACGTTCAGGTCAAGAGCCATATGAGCGCCATTGATCCCGAAGACGTGGACAAACTCCGCGCCTCGCTGAAGACCGAAGAGGGTCCGAAGACCGAGGTCGTGCGCCGCGAGGTGCAGCCCGGAGTGATCGTGCGCCGTCGGCGTCGCAGCCGCTCCCGCGCCCAGGAAGAGACCGAGGAAGCCGTCGGGACCGAGGAAGCCGAGGTCGAGGAAACGGAAACCGAAGCCGAGATCGAAGCGGCCGCTCCCGTCGCCCCCCGCCAGCAGGAGGACGCGGCTGCCGAGGACGCTCCCGCCGACCTCCCGACCGACGAGGAGCCGGAACGACCCGTCGAACGCCCCGCGCAGAAAAAATCCGCCAAGCGGCGGCAAGCCCCGGCGGAAACGCCGGCGGCCCGCATCATTTCGCGCCCTGAGGACGAGATCGCGGCCAAGCCCGCACCCGAACAGCCCGCAGCCGAAGCCGATCCCGAGCCGGTCGCCCCCCAGGCCGAGCCCGAATCGGAAACTTCCGCGCCCGCTGCCGAGGTCGAACAGCCCATCGAGCCCCAGAAGCAGACCGAGCCCGAAGCGCCCCAGGCGGAGCAGTCCGCCGAGGCTCCCGAGGCCGCCGATTCCGAGGATCGCCAGCCCAAGAAGGCCAAGCCCGGCGACAAGCAGGCCAAGAAGAAGAAAAAGCGCCCCGTGCAGGAAGCGCCCACCGTGCGCATCATCTCCCGGCCCGATCCCGCCGAGGTGGCGCGCCAGGCCGCCCTGCGCGAAGCTCGTGAAAAATTCCTCCCGCCCACGCCCGAGCCGTCCTCCGAGCCGGATCCCGGCAATCCGATGCCGCCTTCCGACGATGCGCCCAAGCGCAAGAAGAAGAAGGACCGCCGCACCGTCGAGTTCAAGAAATTCGACGACGGCCCGCGCGGCAAGAAGGGCGCGGACGCTCCCGGCGACAGCAATTTCGGCGGACGCGGCAAGCGCAAGAAGGGCCGCCGCCAGGCCGAGCCCGTGCTGCCCAAATCCACGCAGCCCCTCAAGGCGGCCAAGCGCAAGCTGCGCGTGGACGACACCGTGCGCCTTTCCGACATGGCCAAGCAGATGGGCGTCAAGGCCCAGGATCTGATCAAGACCCTCTTCGGACTCGGCGTGATGGCCACCATCAACCAGTCCCTCGACTTCGACACGGCCCAGGTGCTGGCCAGCGAGTTCGGATACGAGGTGGAGAACGTGGCCTTCGACGAGCAGGAATTCCTGCTTCCCACCGAAGTGGACTCGCCTGAGGAGCTCAAGCCGCGTCCCCCTGTCGTGACCATCATGGGCCACGTCGACCACGGCAAGACCTCCCTGCTCGACGCCATCCGCAAGACCAACGTGACGGACGGCGAGGCGGGCGGCATCACCCAGCACATCGGCGCCTACCACGTCAAAACCGGCCGCGGCGACATCGTCTTCCTGGACACCCCCGGCCACGAAGCCTTCACCACCATGCGCAAGCGCGGCGCCCAGGTCACGGACATCGTTGTCCTCGTGGTCGCCGCGGACGACGGCGTCATGGACCAGACCCGCGAGGCAGTGAGCCACGCCAAGGCGGCCCAGGTGCCCATCGTGGTGGCGGTGAACAAGATCGACAAGGAAGGCGCGAACCCCGAGCGCGTCATGCGCGAACTCTCCGACCTGGGTCTCGTGTCCGAGGACTGGGGCGGCGACACCATCTTCGCCAACGTCTCGGCCAAGCAGCGCATCGGTCTCGACGAACTGCTCGAAATGATTCTGCTCCAGGCCGAAGTGCTCACGCTCCAGGCCAACCCGGACAAGCCGGGCCGAGGCCACGTGGTCGAAGCCAAGCTGGACAAGGGACGCGGCCCCGTGGGCACGGTCCTCATCAAGGAAGGCACCATCCGCCAGGGCGATTCCTTCGTCTGCGGCATGGTTCACGGCAAGGTCCGCGCCATGTTCACCGACCAGGGCATCAAGATCGAGGAAGCCGGTCCGGCCATCCCGGTCGAGATCCAGGGCTTCGACACCATTGCCGAAGCGGGCGACGAATTCGCCGTGGTCGCGGACGACAAGGTCGCCAAGCGCATCGCCTCCACCCGCGCGGGCAAGCACCGCGACAAGGAACTGGCGGGCAAGGCCAAGGTCACCCTGGAATCCTTCCTGGCCTCCAGGCCGGAAGACGCGGCCCAAGATCTGAACCTGATCGTCAAGGCCGACGTGCAGGGTTCCCTGGAAGCCGTGACCGAGGCCCTGAACAAGCTCTCCACGGAAGAAGTCAAGGTCCAGGTGCGCCACGGCGGCACCGGCGCCATCACCGAATCCGACATTCTGCTCGCTTCCGCGTCCGACGCCATCATCATCGGCTTCAACGTGCGGCCCGAAGCGCGCCTGAAGGAGATCGCCGAGCAGGAGAAGGTCGAGATCCGCTTCTACGACATCATCTACAAGCTCACCGGCGAGGTGAAGGACGCCATGAGCGGCATGCTCACGCCCGACACCGTCGAGGACTACCTCGGCCAGGCCGAGGTGCGCGACACCTTCAGCGTGCCCAAGGTCGGCACCGTGGCGGGCTGCTACGTCATCGACGGCAAGCTGACCCGCAACGCCAAGGTCCGCCTGCTGCGCGACGGCGTGGTCATCTACACCGGCGCCCTCTCTTCGCTGAAGCGCTTCAAGGACGACGCCAAGGAAGTGGCCAAGAACTTCGAGTGCGGCGTGGGCCTGGAACGATACAACGACATCAAGGTCGGCGACATCATCGAGGCGTTCGAAGAACGCGAGGTCGCCAGGACCATCGACTAG
- a CDS encoding flagellar basal body P-ring protein FlgI has product MISERYHRKPPFQAWDKVVSAAIAALILLVVLAEAASAVRLKDISSISGMRDNELVGYGLVVGLSGTGDGTNSNFTITSMRNMLDKMGVEVNADNLRPKNVAAVMVTAKMPVTARPGSPLDVTVSSIGDSKSLLGGMLLITPLKGLDGKVYAVAQGSLTLGGYTVSGNAATAQQNIATVGRIPSGAIVEREVPFRFNEQTSLTINLSVQDFGTAMQVVNRINASLGGPFASARDASTVHLEVPQKYQGNMVPLMASLENLDISPDSKARVVVDEKTGTIVLGNDVRLSRVAVAHGNLQIVISESQQVSQPGPFAENAQTVVTPQTDIGITSQNNRLMLMEGATLQELVDGLNAIGASPRDLISIIRTLKAAGALYADLEVI; this is encoded by the coding sequence ATGATCAGCGAACGCTACCACCGCAAGCCGCCTTTCCAGGCCTGGGACAAGGTCGTCTCCGCCGCCATCGCGGCCCTGATTCTGCTGGTGGTGCTGGCAGAAGCCGCCTCGGCGGTGAGGCTCAAGGACATTTCCTCCATCAGCGGCATGCGCGACAACGAACTGGTGGGCTACGGCCTCGTGGTCGGCCTTTCCGGCACGGGCGACGGAACCAACTCCAATTTCACCATCACCTCCATGCGCAACATGCTCGACAAGATGGGGGTCGAGGTCAACGCGGACAACCTGCGGCCCAAGAACGTGGCCGCGGTCATGGTCACGGCCAAGATGCCCGTCACGGCCCGTCCCGGCTCCCCCCTGGACGTGACCGTCTCCTCCATCGGCGACTCCAAGAGCCTGCTCGGCGGCATGCTGCTGATCACCCCGCTCAAGGGACTGGACGGCAAGGTCTATGCCGTGGCCCAGGGATCGCTGACGCTCGGCGGATACACCGTTTCCGGCAACGCGGCCACGGCCCAGCAGAACATCGCCACAGTGGGCCGCATTCCCAGCGGGGCCATCGTGGAGCGCGAGGTTCCCTTCCGCTTCAACGAGCAGACCTCCCTGACCATCAATCTCTCGGTCCAGGATTTCGGCACGGCCATGCAGGTGGTCAACCGCATCAACGCGTCCCTGGGCGGACCTTTCGCCAGCGCACGCGACGCCTCCACCGTGCACCTGGAGGTTCCGCAGAAGTACCAGGGCAACATGGTCCCGCTGATGGCCTCCCTGGAAAATCTGGACATTTCCCCGGACAGCAAGGCCCGCGTCGTGGTGGACGAGAAGACCGGCACCATAGTGCTCGGCAACGACGTGCGCCTCTCCCGCGTGGCCGTGGCCCACGGCAACCTGCAAATCGTGATCTCGGAATCCCAGCAGGTCAGCCAGCCCGGCCCCTTTGCGGAAAACGCGCAGACCGTGGTCACCCCCCAGACAGACATCGGCATCACTTCGCAGAACAACCGCCTGATGCTCATGGAGGGCGCGACCCTTCAGGAGCTGGTGGACGGGCTGAACGCCATCGGCGCCTCCCCGCGCGACCTGATCTCCATCATCAGGACGCTCAAGGCCGCGGGCGCGCTCTACGCGGACCTGGAGGTCATCTAA
- a CDS encoding rod-binding protein — protein sequence MTGIGDIAAMDVQMANAKASDQELIRYKQRMDSLKQRLQGAPDKEQQLQKACRDFEAVFIGKLWEQMRKTVPKGEMHSQQEDMYLSMFDRAFSEQMADSGGIGLSKMLYDQLAARLKTTSGETLPGNAEIKPLARNGKPDIKTLEEAALDTRLDRGPEPATPPETSAPLEAGEMSVGGGEAPADAGVKQGETSAAGLGSLSQAEVDSRLDRLARDIGMRRTANPGRILAHYK from the coding sequence ATGACGGGCATCGGAGACATCGCGGCCATGGACGTGCAGATGGCCAACGCAAAGGCCAGCGACCAGGAACTCATCCGCTACAAGCAGCGCATGGACAGCCTCAAGCAGCGGCTTCAGGGCGCTCCGGACAAGGAACAGCAGCTCCAGAAGGCCTGCCGCGACTTCGAGGCCGTGTTCATCGGCAAGCTCTGGGAGCAGATGCGCAAGACCGTGCCCAAGGGAGAAATGCACTCGCAGCAGGAAGACATGTATCTCTCCATGTTCGACCGGGCCTTTTCGGAACAAATGGCGGATTCCGGCGGCATCGGCCTCTCCAAGATGCTTTACGACCAGCTCGCTGCCCGGCTCAAGACGACGAGCGGAGAGACGCTGCCCGGCAACGCCGAGATCAAGCCTCTGGCGCGCAACGGCAAGCCCGACATCAAGACCCTGGAAGAGGCCGCCCTCGACACGCGCCTCGACCGCGGGCCGGAACCGGCCACGCCTCCCGAAACATCGGCCCCCCTGGAAGCGGGGGAAATGTCCGTGGGCGGCGGCGAAGCCCCTGCGGACGCGGGCGTCAAGCAAGGCGAAACCTCCGCTGCCGGCCTGGGCTCCCTGAGCCAGGCCGAGGTCGATTCGCGGCTCGACCGCCTGGCGCGGGACATCGGCATGCGCCGGACTGCGAATCCTGGCCGGATACTTGCACATTACAAGTGA